In Flavobacterium okayamense, a single window of DNA contains:
- a CDS encoding MarR family winged helix-turn-helix transcriptional regulator, whose protein sequence is MKIEEIIKAVSTVSIEKKILLNILYTQNLISEKFNEILKPYDLSTEQFNVLRILRGQKGKPANMCVIQERMIAKTSNTTRLVDKLLAKDLVTREVCPDNRRKMEVSITQKGLDLLSTLDPLVIEHEKSFGSNLTESELQELNVLLEKIRKIK, encoded by the coding sequence ATGAAAATAGAAGAAATAATAAAAGCAGTGTCTACAGTGAGCATTGAAAAGAAAATTTTACTAAACATTCTGTATACTCAAAATCTTATTTCAGAAAAGTTTAATGAAATTTTAAAACCTTATGACCTATCTACAGAGCAATTTAATGTTCTTAGAATTTTACGTGGACAAAAAGGAAAACCTGCAAATATGTGTGTTATTCAGGAGAGAATGATTGCTAAAACTAGTAATACTACTCGATTAGTTGATAAATTACTGGCAAAAGATTTAGTAACAAGAGAAGTTTGTCCTGATAATAGACGAAAAATGGAAGTATCAATTACACAAAAAGGTTTGGATTTATTATCAACATTAGACCCATTAGTTATTGAACATGAGAAAAGTTTTGGATCAAACTTAACAGAATCAGAGCTTCAAGAATTAAATGTTTTATTAGAAAAAATTAGAAAAATCAAATAA
- a CDS encoding NAD(P)H-dependent oxidoreductase — MNTFITNQNWRYATKKFDASRKVSNEDLQTLKEAIQLSTSSYGLQPYKVLIIENPEIRKQLQPVSWGQSQIVDASHLIVFANFTNIDASHIDSYIKNIAQSRDLHLENLTGYADFMKSKILGLPKEQLAIWTSKQTYLALGNLINAAAELKIDVTPMEGFEPEQYNEILGLNKQGLNASLVAPIGYRHSDDVNQHLAKVRKPLNELFETI, encoded by the coding sequence ATGAATACCTTTATCACAAATCAAAATTGGCGCTATGCTACAAAAAAATTTGATGCATCAAGAAAAGTCTCAAATGAAGATTTACAAACATTAAAAGAAGCTATTCAATTAAGTACTTCATCATACGGATTACAACCTTATAAAGTTTTAATCATTGAGAATCCAGAAATTAGAAAGCAGTTACAACCTGTTTCTTGGGGACAAAGTCAAATTGTCGATGCTTCACATTTAATTGTTTTTGCAAACTTTACTAATATCGATGCTTCTCATATTGACAGCTATATAAAAAACATAGCTCAATCAAGAGATTTACATCTTGAAAATTTAACAGGATATGCAGATTTTATGAAATCAAAAATTCTAGGTTTACCAAAAGAACAATTAGCCATTTGGACATCAAAACAAACCTATCTTGCTTTAGGTAATTTAATTAATGCAGCAGCTGAATTAAAAATTGATGTTACACCGATGGAAGGATTTGAACCTGAACAATACAATGAAATATTAGGATTAAACAAACAAGGTTTAAACGCTTCTTTAGTTGCTCCAATTGGCTATAGGCATTCTGATGATGTTAACCAACATTTAGCTAAGGTAAGAAAACCTCTAAACGAATTATTTGAAACAATTTAA
- a CDS encoding YceI family protein — MNNTIKSFFLAAVTILTFSANAQTSKKVDATKSSIHWIGKKVTGQHDGTVNIKDGILMFKEDKLAGGKFTVDMTSISTKDLEGEWAGKLDGHLKSDDFFSTEKHPNANLEFKKIADKGNGVYTIFADLTIKGITNPINFDMTVNENSATSKLIIDRTKYDIKYKSGSFFENLGDKTIYDDFELDVNLVF; from the coding sequence ATGAATAACACTATTAAATCATTTTTTTTAGCAGCTGTTACTATTTTAACATTTTCTGCTAATGCTCAAACTTCTAAGAAAGTAGATGCAACTAAAAGTTCTATTCACTGGATTGGTAAAAAAGTTACTGGTCAACATGACGGGACTGTTAATATAAAAGATGGAATTTTAATGTTTAAAGAAGACAAATTAGCTGGCGGTAAATTTACTGTTGATATGACATCTATAAGCACTAAAGACTTAGAAGGTGAATGGGCTGGTAAACTTGATGGTCACTTAAAATCAGATGATTTCTTTAGCACAGAAAAACACCCAAATGCTAATTTAGAGTTTAAAAAAATAGCTGATAAAGGAAATGGAGTTTATACTATTTTTGCCGATTTAACTATTAAAGGAATTACTAATCCTATTAATTTTGATATGACAGTAAACGAAAATTCGGCAACTTCAAAATTAATTATCGATAGAACCAAATACGACATTAAATATAAATCAGGATCTTTCTTCGAAAACTTAGGAGATAAAACAATTTACGACGATTTTGAATTAGATGTAAATCTAGTTTTCTAA
- a CDS encoding anthranilate synthase component I family protein codes for MTKYKFTTYSKKIIADTITPVSLYLKIRDEFPNSILLESSDYHANDNSFSYICFNPIASFKVENQNIHIQFPNENEAINPIIEKNQVITELQKFRNAFKTETNEFKFISNGLFGYTAYDAIQYFEKINVERKSNDSTIPELYYAVYQNIIAINHFKNEAYLFCHSLNDENNISKIEQIIANRNLATYNFIKIGDTSSNISDNQFKENVAKAKQHCKRGDVFQLVLSKRFDQEFKGDEFNVYRALRNINPSPYLFYFDYGNFKIFGSSPEAQLVIQNNHAEIHPIAGTFKRTGNDEQDVELAKKLTEDTKENSEHVMLVDLARNDLSTYCNEVKVEKYKEVQYFSHVIHLVSKVVGKLKKSDADLNLVAKTFPAGTLSGAPKVKAMQLIENIETTNRSFYGGAIGMLDFNGNYNHAIMIRSFLSKNHKLYFQAGAGIVESSNEENELQEVYNKINALQKAIELAETI; via the coding sequence ATGACAAAATATAAATTTACAACATACAGCAAAAAAATAATCGCCGATACGATTACACCGGTTAGTTTATATCTAAAAATTAGAGATGAATTCCCAAACAGCATTCTTCTTGAAAGTTCTGATTATCATGCAAATGACAATAGTTTTTCATATATCTGTTTCAATCCAATTGCTTCTTTCAAAGTCGAAAATCAAAACATTCACATACAATTTCCAAACGAAAATGAGGCAATCAATCCGATAATAGAAAAAAATCAAGTAATAACTGAATTGCAAAAATTTAGAAACGCATTTAAAACGGAAACAAATGAATTTAAATTTATTTCCAATGGTTTATTTGGTTACACGGCTTACGATGCCATTCAATATTTTGAAAAAATAAACGTTGAGAGAAAATCAAACGACAGTACAATTCCTGAACTTTATTACGCAGTTTATCAAAATATAATTGCTATTAATCATTTTAAAAACGAAGCCTATTTATTTTGCCATAGTTTAAATGATGAAAACAATATTTCTAAAATTGAACAAATCATCGCTAATCGCAATTTAGCGACCTACAACTTTATAAAAATTGGTGATACATCTTCAAATATTTCAGATAATCAATTTAAAGAAAATGTAGCCAAAGCTAAACAACATTGCAAACGTGGTGATGTTTTTCAATTGGTTTTATCAAAACGATTCGATCAAGAATTTAAAGGAGATGAATTTAATGTTTATAGGGCTTTACGAAACATTAATCCTTCACCTTATTTATTTTATTTTGATTATGGAAATTTTAAAATATTTGGTTCTTCTCCAGAAGCGCAATTAGTAATTCAAAATAATCATGCCGAAATTCATCCTATTGCGGGAACTTTTAAAAGAACTGGAAATGATGAACAAGATGTTGAATTAGCTAAGAAACTAACTGAAGATACCAAAGAAAACAGTGAACATGTTATGCTTGTTGATTTAGCTCGAAACGATTTAAGCACCTATTGTAACGAAGTTAAAGTAGAAAAATACAAGGAAGTACAATATTTTTCCCATGTAATCCATTTGGTTTCAAAAGTAGTGGGTAAGCTAAAAAAATCCGATGCTGATTTAAACTTGGTTGCTAAAACTTTTCCAGCAGGAACGTTATCGGGAGCTCCAAAAGTAAAAGCCATGCAACTAATCGAAAATATTGAAACTACAAACAGAAGTTTCTATGGTGGCGCAATAGGAATGCTAGATTTTAATGGCAATTACAATCATGCCATAATGATTCGTTCCTTTTTAAGTAAAAATCACAAGTTGTATTTTCAAGCTGGAGCTGGAATTGTTGAAAGTTCTAATGAAGAAAACGAATTACAAGAAGTATATAACAAAATAAATGCTTTACAAAAAGCAATAGAATTAGCCGAAACAATTTAA
- a CDS encoding anthranilate synthase component II has product MKVAVIDNYDSFTYNLVHYLEDLGADITVFRNDEFELEELDSFEKILLSPGPGIPDEAGLLKEVIKTYDKTKDIFGVCLGLQAIGEIYGGKLTNLDTVFHGVATKISVTNDDYIFTNLPQNFNVGRYHSWVVATENLPETLIITSTDENGEIMSLKHQHLKVRGVQFHPESVLTPNGKQILENWLKA; this is encoded by the coding sequence ATGAAAGTAGCCGTTATAGATAATTACGACAGTTTTACATACAACCTAGTTCACTACTTGGAAGATTTAGGTGCTGATATAACTGTGTTTAGAAACGATGAATTCGAATTAGAAGAATTAGATTCTTTTGAAAAGATTTTACTTTCTCCTGGTCCTGGTATTCCGGATGAAGCCGGACTTCTAAAAGAGGTTATCAAAACCTATGATAAAACGAAAGACATTTTTGGTGTTTGTCTAGGTTTACAAGCCATTGGTGAAATTTATGGTGGAAAACTAACCAACTTAGATACTGTTTTTCATGGTGTTGCAACAAAAATTTCAGTAACCAATGATGATTACATCTTTACTAACTTACCACAAAATTTTAATGTTGGTCGCTACCATTCTTGGGTTGTGGCTACTGAAAACCTACCCGAAACTTTAATCATCACTTCAACTGATGAAAATGGGGAAATCATGTCGTTAAAACATCAACATTTAAAGGTTCGTGGTGTACAATTTCATCCAGAAAGTGTTTTAACTCCAAACGGAAAGCAAATTTTAGAAAATTGGCTTAAAGCCTAA
- the trpD gene encoding anthranilate phosphoribosyltransferase produces the protein MKTILNQLITHQTLSKQEAKEVLLNISKGDYNESQIAAFITVYLMRNITLEELTGFREALLELCIPVDFSDYNTIDLCGTGGDGKDTFNISTLASFIVAGAGIKVAKHGNYGVSSISGSSNVMEIMGVKFSNNQDFLKKCIEETNIAILHAPLFHPALKNVGPIRKNLGIKTFFNMLGPMVNPSFPKNQMVGVFSLELARMYAYLYQNTEVNFSILHGLSGFDEVSLTDNVKVITNTSEQIISPEDFGFHKIKLEAIKGGTTTDEAAKIFYNIISGKGTLEQKQVVCANTALAIQTVEKLTFDEAFSKAEESLLSGKAFEKLNKLIAISKQ, from the coding sequence ATGAAAACTATTTTAAATCAATTAATTACACATCAAACACTATCAAAACAAGAAGCAAAAGAAGTGTTACTTAACATATCAAAAGGTGATTATAACGAAAGTCAAATCGCTGCATTTATCACTGTTTATTTAATGCGAAATATCACTTTAGAAGAGTTAACTGGGTTTCGTGAAGCATTATTAGAATTGTGTATTCCTGTTGACTTTAGTGATTATAACACTATCGATTTATGCGGAACTGGTGGCGATGGAAAAGATACTTTTAATATTTCAACCTTAGCTTCATTTATAGTAGCCGGTGCCGGAATTAAAGTTGCAAAACACGGTAATTATGGAGTTTCCTCAATTTCTGGTTCAAGTAATGTTATGGAAATAATGGGTGTGAAATTTTCAAATAACCAAGATTTTCTAAAAAAATGTATTGAAGAAACAAATATTGCCATTCTTCATGCGCCACTCTTCCACCCTGCTTTAAAAAATGTGGGGCCTATTCGTAAAAATTTAGGTATCAAAACATTCTTTAATATGTTGGGACCAATGGTCAATCCTTCGTTTCCAAAGAATCAAATGGTAGGTGTTTTTAGTTTAGAATTAGCTCGAATGTATGCCTATTTATATCAAAATACAGAAGTTAATTTCAGCATTTTACATGGCTTAAGTGGATTTGATGAAGTTTCTTTAACCGATAATGTAAAAGTTATTACGAATACATCGGAACAAATTATTTCTCCTGAAGATTTTGGCTTTCATAAAATTAAATTAGAAGCTATAAAAGGAGGAACAACGACTGATGAAGCTGCTAAAATATTTTACAATATTATTTCAGGAAAAGGAACTTTGGAACAAAAACAAGTGGTTTGTGCAAATACAGCGTTAGCAATTCAAACCGTTGAAAAATTAACCTTTGATGAGGCTTTTTCTAAAGCAGAAGAAAGTTTATTAAGTGGGAAAGCGTTTGAAAAACTAAATAAATTAATTGCAATTAGTAAACAATAA
- the trpC gene encoding indole-3-glycerol phosphate synthase TrpC — MNILDKIISDKKREVELKKKLVSVNQLEATDLFNSRTKSLSKILANSNIGIIAEHKRRSPSKSIINFNHSVEDVTLGYQNAGVSGISVLTDGKYFGGSSDDLLLTKATVNIPVLRKEFIIDEYQILEAKAFGADVILLIAAVLTREEIQHLSLFAQSLGLEVLLEVHNREELEKSIMPSLNMIGVNNRNLKTFEVSLDYSKELAQLIPDEFVKVSESGISSIEAIKDLQQFGYQGFLMGEHFMKTDNPGNEAKAFIQKLIKL, encoded by the coding sequence ATGAACATCTTAGATAAAATTATATCCGACAAAAAACGAGAAGTGGAATTAAAGAAAAAATTAGTTTCAGTCAACCAATTAGAAGCTACTGATTTATTCAATTCGCGAACAAAATCGTTAAGTAAAATTTTAGCCAATAGTAACATTGGAATTATTGCCGAACATAAAAGACGTTCCCCTTCAAAAAGTATTATAAATTTTAATCATTCAGTTGAAGATGTAACGTTGGGTTATCAAAACGCTGGAGTTTCTGGAATTTCTGTTTTAACGGATGGAAAATATTTTGGTGGAAGTTCAGACGATTTACTGTTAACAAAAGCAACTGTAAATATTCCAGTTTTGAGAAAAGAGTTTATTATAGATGAATACCAAATTTTAGAAGCAAAAGCATTTGGAGCTGATGTTATTCTACTCATTGCAGCTGTTTTAACTCGAGAAGAAATTCAACATTTATCACTGTTTGCGCAAAGTTTAGGTTTAGAAGTTTTATTAGAAGTTCACAATCGGGAAGAATTAGAAAAATCGATAATGCCAAGTTTAAATATGATTGGTGTTAATAATAGAAATCTAAAAACATTTGAGGTTAGTTTAGATTACAGTAAGGAACTAGCACAACTCATTCCTGATGAATTTGTAAAAGTTTCGGAAAGTGGCATAAGTTCAATTGAAGCTATTAAAGACTTACAACAATTTGGTTACCAAGGCTTTTTAATGGGAGAACATTTTATGAAAACTGATAATCCTGGAAACGAAGCTAAAGCATTCATTCAAAAACTGATTAAATTATGA
- a CDS encoding phosphoribosylanthranilate isomerase has translation MKNLENIQEISTLESEFIGFIFWEPSKRYCDLESLPLLPKSIKKVGVFVNAYFYDIMEKVKQYNLDIVQLHGNESPTLCRDLKKENITVIKAFALNNGFNFSILKYFEATCDYFLFDTKGRLPGGNGTTFDWKILENYNLDTPFFLSGGIGLNQTKQLKEFFSLEVSKKCYAIDVNSQFETEYGIKNKSELKQFQQLLNTF, from the coding sequence ATGAAAAATCTTGAAAATATTCAGGAAATTTCAACTTTAGAATCTGAATTCATAGGCTTTATTTTTTGGGAACCTTCAAAAAGATATTGCGATTTAGAATCATTACCCTTGCTACCAAAATCTATTAAAAAAGTTGGTGTATTTGTAAATGCTTATTTCTATGATATAATGGAAAAAGTAAAACAATATAATTTAGATATAGTCCAACTTCATGGCAACGAATCACCAACACTTTGTAGAGATTTAAAGAAAGAAAATATTACGGTTATTAAAGCTTTTGCTTTAAATAATGGGTTCAATTTTAGCATTTTAAAATACTTTGAAGCCACTTGTGATTATTTTTTATTTGATACAAAAGGTAGACTTCCAGGTGGTAACGGAACTACTTTCGATTGGAAAATATTAGAAAATTATAATTTGGACACTCCATTTTTTTTAAGTGGCGGAATTGGACTCAATCAAACCAAACAATTAAAAGAATTCTTCAGTTTAGAAGTTTCAAAAAAATGCTATGCTATCGATGTAAACAGCCAATTTGAAACTGAATATGGAATTAAAAACAAAAGTGAATTAAAACAATTTCAACAACTACTAAACACATTTTAA
- the trpB gene encoding tryptophan synthase subunit beta gives MNYTVDENGFYGKFGGAFIPEMLYPNVEELKQKYLQIMNEPSFQEEYQDLLKQYVGRPTPLYFAKRLSEQYNAKIYLKREDLCHTGAHKVNNTIGQILMAKRLGKKRIIAETGAGQHGVATATVCALMGLECIVYMGEIDIQRQAPNVARMKMLGAVVRPATSGSKTLKDATNEAIRDWINNPTDTFYIIGSVVGPHPYPDMVAKFQRIISQEIKSQLKTLEGTENPNYVIACVGGGSNAAGAFYEYLEEENVQLIAAEAAGNGVDSGESAATSVLGKIGIIHGSKTLLMQSEDGQITEPYSISAGLDYPGVGPLHAHLFDSKRAIFEAVTDDEAMQAGLNLCKKEGIIPAIESSHALAVLDKRKFQPDDIIVINLSGRGDKDLSTYIDYFDIY, from the coding sequence ATGAATTATACTGTAGATGAAAACGGATTTTACGGAAAATTTGGTGGCGCATTTATTCCGGAAATGTTGTATCCAAATGTAGAAGAATTAAAACAAAAATATCTTCAAATCATGAACGAACCTTCTTTTCAAGAAGAATATCAGGATTTACTGAAACAATATGTGGGCAGACCTACGCCATTATATTTTGCAAAACGATTATCAGAACAATACAATGCTAAAATCTATTTAAAAAGGGAAGATTTATGTCATACTGGTGCTCATAAAGTGAACAATACCATCGGGCAAATTTTAATGGCTAAACGTTTAGGCAAAAAACGAATTATTGCCGAAACGGGTGCTGGTCAACATGGTGTGGCAACGGCTACAGTTTGTGCTTTAATGGGGTTAGAATGTATTGTATATATGGGCGAAATTGATATTCAACGCCAAGCTCCAAATGTTGCAAGAATGAAAATGTTAGGTGCCGTAGTTCGTCCAGCAACTTCAGGCTCTAAAACGTTGAAAGATGCTACAAATGAAGCGATTCGTGATTGGATTAATAATCCTACAGACACTTTTTATATTATCGGTTCTGTGGTTGGTCCACATCCTTATCCAGATATGGTTGCCAAGTTCCAACGCATTATTTCTCAAGAAATTAAGTCACAACTAAAAACTTTAGAAGGAACTGAAAATCCAAATTATGTTATTGCATGCGTAGGTGGCGGAAGTAATGCCGCTGGTGCATTTTATGAATATTTAGAGGAAGAAAATGTACAATTAATTGCTGCTGAAGCCGCTGGTAACGGTGTAGATTCTGGTGAAAGTGCTGCTACTTCTGTTTTGGGAAAAATAGGAATTATTCACGGAAGTAAAACCCTTTTAATGCAATCTGAAGACGGACAAATAACGGAACCCTATTCTATTTCTGCAGGATTAGATTATCCAGGTGTTGGACCTTTACATGCACATTTGTTCGATTCCAAAAGAGCCATTTTTGAAGCGGTTACTGATGATGAAGCCATGCAAGCTGGATTAAATTTATGCAAAAAAGAAGGAATTATTCCTGCAATTGAATCATCTCATGCATTAGCTGTTTTAGACAAAAGAAAATTTCAACCTGATGATATAATTGTCATTAATTTATCGGGTCGTGGCGATAAAGATTTAAGTACTTATATAGATTACTTTGATATATATTAA
- the trpA gene encoding tryptophan synthase subunit alpha, whose amino-acid sequence MNRINQKLQEDKKLLSIYFTAGFPNLNDTTTIIKELEKSGVDMIEIGLPFSDPLADGPTIQESSTIAIENGMTTKVLFEQLKDIRKTVQIPLIIMGYFNPMMQFGVDNFCNKCAEIGIDGLIIPDLPLEIYKSEYQSIFEKYNLKNIFLITPQTSESRIREIDELSESFIYMVSSAAVTGSQSGFGIEQTEYFKRIHDLKLKNPQIVGFGIKDKETFNQAIEYQKGAIIGSAFINFIRNQHFNKINDFCSNIL is encoded by the coding sequence ATGAATAGAATTAATCAAAAACTTCAAGAAGATAAAAAACTTTTATCTATTTATTTTACAGCTGGTTTTCCAAACCTAAACGATACCACTACTATCATTAAAGAATTAGAAAAAAGTGGAGTCGATATGATTGAAATTGGTTTGCCATTTAGCGATCCTTTAGCAGATGGGCCAACCATTCAAGAAAGTTCAACAATTGCAATCGAAAATGGAATGACTACAAAAGTTTTATTTGAACAACTGAAAGACATTCGTAAAACAGTACAAATTCCGTTAATAATAATGGGCTATTTTAATCCAATGATGCAATTTGGCGTAGATAATTTCTGTAATAAATGTGCAGAAATTGGAATTGATGGGCTAATTATTCCAGATTTGCCTTTAGAAATTTATAAAAGTGAATACCAATCTATTTTTGAAAAATACAATTTGAAAAATATCTTCTTAATTACGCCACAAACTTCCGAAAGTCGTATTCGAGAAATTGATGAATTATCCGAAAGTTTCATTTACATGGTGAGTTCGGCTGCAGTAACAGGAAGTCAGTCTGGTTTTGGAATCGAACAAACGGAATATTTCAAAAGAATTCACGATTTAAAATTGAAAAACCCTCAAATTGTGGGCTTTGGTATAAAAGATAAAGAAACATTTAATCAAGCTATAGAATATCAAAAAGGAGCGATTATTGGTAGTGCATTTATAAATTTTATAAGAAATCAACATTTCAATAAGATAAATGATTTTTGCAGCAACATATTGTAA
- a CDS encoding SulP family inorganic anion transporter: protein MQKVFNLFDFSQKVNYKTEILAGLTVAMTMIPESLSFAILAGFPPLVGLYGAFIMGLITAIFGGRPGLISGGAGATVIVLIALMKSHGLEYVFGAIIIAGILQIFVGLFKLGKFIRLVPQPVMYGFVNGLAVVIFMSQLEQFKTVINGETTWLSGSPMLIMLGLVVLTIAIVIGLPKITKAIPASLVAIMVVFGIVLAFGIETKQVKDIASVSGSLPPFHIPSIPLTWETLQIIFPYGLVMAAVGLTEGLLTLNLVDEITASKGNSNRECLAQGTANIANGFFFGMGGCPMIAQTLVNLSAGSRARLSGIIGALTILVIILVGAPVIELLPMAALTGVMIMVAIGTFEWTSFKTFNKMPKSDIIVMLIVTLITIFMHNLALAVLIGVIISALVFAWENAKRIRARKYVDENGIKHYEIFGPLFFGSTTAFAEKFDIQNDPKEIIIDFAESRIADMSAIEAVNNITSKYAKEGKTVHLRHLSNDCIVLLKNAEAIIDVNILEDPSYNVMPGK, encoded by the coding sequence ATGCAAAAAGTATTCAACTTATTCGATTTTTCTCAAAAAGTAAATTATAAAACTGAAATATTAGCTGGATTAACCGTTGCTATGACGATGATTCCAGAATCGTTGTCATTTGCTATTCTAGCAGGATTTCCTCCTCTTGTCGGACTTTACGGCGCTTTTATCATGGGATTAATTACGGCTATTTTTGGTGGTCGTCCTGGTTTAATTTCGGGTGGTGCTGGAGCAACAGTAATTGTTTTAATTGCTTTAATGAAATCTCACGGATTGGAATATGTATTTGGTGCCATCATCATCGCTGGAATTCTTCAAATATTTGTTGGATTATTCAAATTAGGAAAATTCATCCGTTTGGTTCCGCAACCTGTAATGTATGGTTTCGTGAACGGATTAGCGGTTGTAATTTTCATGTCACAATTGGAACAATTTAAAACCGTAATCAATGGAGAAACCACTTGGTTAAGCGGAAGTCCAATGTTAATCATGTTAGGATTAGTTGTATTAACTATTGCAATTGTTATTGGCTTACCAAAAATTACTAAAGCTATTCCTGCTTCATTAGTGGCTATTATGGTTGTTTTTGGAATTGTTTTAGCATTTGGAATCGAAACCAAACAAGTAAAAGATATTGCTTCTGTAAGTGGAAGCCTTCCTCCTTTTCATATTCCTTCAATTCCATTAACTTGGGAAACCTTACAAATCATTTTTCCTTATGGATTAGTGATGGCAGCTGTAGGCTTAACCGAAGGTTTGTTAACGCTTAATTTAGTCGATGAAATAACAGCTTCAAAAGGAAATAGTAACCGTGAATGTTTAGCGCAAGGAACAGCGAATATTGCCAACGGATTTTTCTTCGGAATGGGTGGTTGCCCTATGATAGCACAAACTTTAGTTAACTTATCTGCTGGTTCAAGAGCAAGATTATCAGGAATAATTGGGGCTTTAACCATTTTAGTAATCATATTAGTCGGTGCTCCAGTAATTGAATTATTACCAATGGCTGCTTTAACGGGTGTTATGATTATGGTAGCGATTGGAACTTTTGAATGGACAAGCTTCAAAACTTTCAACAAAATGCCAAAATCGGATATTATTGTGATGTTAATTGTTACTTTGATTACGATTTTCATGCATAATTTAGCTTTAGCAGTCTTAATTGGAGTAATTATTTCAGCTTTAGTTTTTGCTTGGGAAAATGCAAAACGTATTCGTGCGCGTAAATATGTAGATGAAAATGGAATAAAACATTACGAAATATTCGGACCCTTATTCTTTGGTTCTACGACAGCTTTTGCTGAAAAATTTGATATTCAAAACGACCCAAAAGAAATTATTATCGATTTTGCTGAAAGTAGAATTGCTGATATGAGCGCAATAGAAGCCGTAAACAATATTACAAGCAAATACGCAAAAGAAGGAAAAACCGTTCATCTTCGTCATTTAAGCAACGATTGTATTGTGTTACTTAAAAATGCGGAAGCGATTATCGATGTCAATATCTTAGAAGATCCTTCTTATAATGTAATGCCAGGAAAATAA
- a CDS encoding GldL-related protein → MQKIFSAIRILISITIIAVLFRLMHWPNSMYLFLIGLGGIFILYPIRFYLKKDKVVLDYIKLIFVELFCFTRFIKIHHLLKIDTLEIITDIIGIIWILFEIFNFINNIKPEYKPILPKFNFNYIFALIILLGAIFKLMHWPYANILLVIGLILLALFLIYDALKQKS, encoded by the coding sequence ATGCAGAAAATTTTCAGTGCTATACGAATATTGATCTCAATTACAATTATTGCAGTATTATTTAGATTAATGCATTGGCCTAATTCAATGTATCTTTTTCTTATTGGACTTGGAGGAATATTTATTTTATATCCAATTCGATTTTATTTAAAAAAGGATAAAGTAGTTTTAGATTATATCAAACTTATTTTTGTAGAACTTTTTTGCTTTACAAGGTTTATTAAAATTCATCATTTACTCAAAATTGATACGTTAGAAATTATAACCGATATAATTGGAATTATTTGGATACTATTTGAAATCTTTAATTTTATCAATAATATTAAACCTGAATACAAACCTATACTTCCAAAGTTTAATTTCAATTATATTTTTGCTTTAATAATACTTTTAGGAGCAATTTTCAAACTGATGCATTGGCCATATGCAAATATTCTGCTTGTAATAGGATTAATTTTATTGGCTCTATTTTTAATTTATGATGCTTTAAAACAAAAATCATGA